DNA from Mesorhizobium loti R88b:
TGTTGGCATGCGTGTAGAAAACGATCATTGCGACGTGATCGGTGTGCCGGCCGCTCCCACGCAACTTGATCGTCTTTCTTCTGCGATTCTGCGGCAGGGGGGGATGGCGCGAGTGTCGCTGCCAGGCGATGTGGTGACCTGGGCGGCAGCCCGTCACCAGACGCTCAGGCAGATGCTTTCCGACCAGCGTTTCAATAAGGACTGGCGACAGTGGCGGGCGCTGCAGGACGGCGAGATTCCCGAGGATCATCCGCTGATCGGGATATGCAAAGTGGACAACATGACCACGGCGCACGGCGCCGATCACCGGCGCTTGCGCGGCCTGCTGTCCAGCAGCTTCGCGCCCAGTCGTATCGCCTTGCTGGCGCCACGGATCGAACAATGCGTCGATCGACTCCTGGCCGAGATGGCGCAGCGCGGCGGCAGTGCCGATCTGATGTGCGAGTTCGCCGCTCCGCTGCCCACCAACGTGATCGCCGAACTGTTCGGTTTGCCGGACGAACAGCGCGAAGAGATCGTCGCGCTCACCTACAGCCTGGCCAACACCTCCGCCACAGCCGAAGAGGTGCGACAGACGCGGCAGCGCATCCCGGAGTTCTTCCGTCGCCTGATCGCGCTCAAGCGGGGCCAGCTCGGCGATGATCTGGCTTCGGCCCTGATCGTCGCGCGTGACAAAGGCGAGCTCGTTTCCGACACCGAGCTCATCGACATGCTGTTCATGGTGCTCTCTGCGGGCTTCGTGACCACCGCCGGCGTCATCGGCAATGGCGTGCTGGCATTGCTGACGCATCCGCAGCAACTGCACCTGGTGCGCAGCGGCCAAGTTCCGTGGTCACAGGCGATCGAGGAGATCCTGCGCTGGGGCAGCTCAGCGGCCAATCTGCCGTTCCGCTATGCCACCCAGGACGTGGAGATCGACGGATGCATGGTCCGCCGCGGCGATGCCGTCCTGATGGCGTTCGATGCGGCGAACGGGGACGAAAAGGCCTTCGGTCCTGGCGCCGACAGATTCGATGTCACCCGGCGGCACAACCCGCATTTGTCGTTCGGCGAGGGGCCGCATTCCTGCCTGGGCGCTGCGCTGGCGCGCCTGGAATTGCGCTGCGCCTTCCCCGCGCTGTTCGGGCGGCTGGAGGATCTGGCGCTGACCATCGCTGCGGAGGACGTCGTCTACATGCCGTCTTACGTCATTCGCTGCCCGCAGCGCCTGCCGGTCAGCTTCCGCCCTTCCGTCGCTTAGAGAGTGCCGCATTCACCCCGGATTCGGTGATTCTCGGTTCGCCGGGGTGGCTGGTCTCGCACGAGGGGGGCGAGCATGCCCGGTTACGCACGATCGTGGCGCCGGCCTTCAGCAATCGCAGGGTGAAGCTGCTCGCGCAGCAGGTCGAGGCGATCCCCGCGCAGTTGTTCGAGACGCTGGCGGCCCAGCCCCAGTCCGCCGACCTGAGGCGCCACCTCTCCTTTCCGCTTCCGGACATGTTATCAGCGTGCTGATGGGCGAGTGCGCAAGCACGCTGAGCAAAGCCGAGCGGGGAACAAATACCGGGATTCCCGGCGGACCGTGACGGCCTCGCCCCACTTTACGCTCTTGAGCCCGGCGACCTCGATCTGATCCGGCGTCGCCGATGGGGACAAGGATCTCTCCGAGCCTGCACTGATAAGAGGCGGCATCGTAAGCGGCTTTGGGCGAAAGAGACCGATCAGCGCAAGGGCACTATTCGCATCATCACATAAACATCTCGTTATATGTATTGACAAGGAGCGAAGCTGCTGTGATTGTGCGCATGTCGTGGTTCTCCGCGCGGCACTGCCGTAGCGGAGCTAAGAGGGAAGCCGGTGCGATGCCGGCGCTGCCCCCGCAACTGTTAGCGGCGAGCCAAGCCCATTGGTGTCACTGAGGCGAACGGCCTCGGGAAGACGGGCAGAGGCTTTGACCCGCGAGCCAGGAGACCTGCCACGACGAACAACGTCCACGGGCGGGGTGTCTCGGTGGCCGCAGTAGCCCGGCTTCGTGCCGCCTGCTCGCGCGTTCCTTGTCCCCACGCCCCAACCATCGGGGTATGGCATGACTGTCTCTCAACAAATTCCTGTGGCAACGCTCGGCGTGCCGCGTATCGGTCGACGGCGGGAACTGAAATTCGCGCTTGAAAGCTACTGGTCCGGAAAATCTCCCGCTGCCGACCTGCTCGCGACGGCGAAGGCGCTACGCGCCGCCAGCTGGAGGGAGCAGCACGATCGCGGCGTGTCGAAAATCCCGTCCAACGATTTCTCGCTTTATGACCATGTGCTCGACACCGTCGCCATGGTCGGCGCCGTGCCGGCACGATACGTCTGGACTGACGGCGAGGTCCCACTCGATACCTATTTCGCCATGGCGCGCGGCAACCAAGATCAGGCCGCTGATTGCGGACATGCCGGTGACGAGCATGCGGCCAACGGGCATGGCCTTGCCGCGATGGAAATGACCAAATGGTTCGACACCAACTATCACTACATTGTGCCGGAACTTACCGACGATCAGAGCTTTGCCCTCTCGTCGGCGAAACCGGTCGATCATTTCCTCGAGGCCAAGGCGCTCGGCATCCACACGCGCCCGGTCCTGCTTGGACCGGTTACCTTTCTCAAGTTGGCGAAGTCACCTGAGGAAGGTTTCAACCCTATCGCGCTCCTGCCACGGCTGCTGCCCGTCTACGAGGAGCTCCTGCGGAGGCTGAAGCTCGCGGGAGCCGATTGGGTGCAGATCGATGAGCCGGCGCTCGTGGTCGATCTGGTTCCCAACGAACGGGATGCGCTCCAATTCGCCTACTGCCGGCTGTCAAAAGCAGCACCGGAGTTGAAGATCATGGTCGCTACCTATTTCGGATCGCTGGGAGACAATCTCGAGACCGCGATTTCTCTGCCCGTGGCGGGACTGCACGTCGATCTCGTGCGCGCTCCAGAGCAGTTGGAGACCGTCGGCCGGCTCGCGCAGAAGGACCTTGTGCTCTCGCTCGGGCTGATCGACGGCCGCAACGTCTGGCGCGCGAACCTGCCTGCCATGCTTGACCGCATCAAGCCGATCGTCGCCGGTTGGCCGCGGGACCGCGTGGAGATCGCCCCGTCCTGCTCGATGCTGCATGTGCCGATCGACCTGGACATGGAGACGGCACTCGATGCGGATGTGAAATCGTGGCTCGCCTTCGCGGCGCAAAAGACCGACGAGCTGGTCGTGCTCGCCCGTGCGCTGGCCGAAGGCCGGGACGCGGTCGCCGCCGAACTAGAGGCGTCGGCTGAGGCTGCCGCCGCTCGCGCGACATCCGCTAAGGTGCATGATCCGCTCGTCGAAGGTCGGGTCGCCAGCATCAAGGTCGCCATGACGCGCCGGAAGAGCGCATTCGACGTGCGCTCCAAGCTTCAGGGCGACACGTTTGGCTTGCCATCCTTCCCCACCACGACGATCGGCTCCTTCCCGCAAACAGCCGAGGTTCGCAAGGCGCGGGCAGCCCATGCCAAGGGCGAGCTGAGTTACGTCGACTATGAGGCCTTCCTGAAAAAAGAGATAGAAGCCGCCGTTCGCTGGCAAGAAGAGATCGGACTCGACGTGCTGGTCCACGGCGAATTCGAGCGCAACGATATGGTGCAATATTTCGCTGAGCAGCTCCGCGGCTTCGCCTTCACGCAACACGGCTGGGTGCAGAGCTATGGCTCGCGCTTTGTGCGCCCCCCGATCATCATTGGCGATGTGTCGCGACAACAGCCGATGACGGTACACTGGTGGCGATATGCCCAGTCGCTGACGCCGAAGCCGGTGAAGGGCATGCTTACCGGCCCGGTGACGATCCTCAACTGGTCCTTCGTCCGAGACGACCTTGCCCGCTCAGCCGTCTGCCGCCAGGTCGCGCTCGCCATTCGCGATGAAGTGAGCGACCTCGAAAAGGCCGGCGCCGGGATGATCCAGATCGACGAAGCCGCACTGCGCGAGGGCTTGCCGCTGCGCGAGGCCGAGTGGCAGGCCTATCTCGACTGGGCCGTCGAATGCTTCCGGCTGGCTTCAACGGCGGTCGGCGATGCGACCCAGATCCACACCCATATGTGCTACTCCGAGTTCGGCGATATCGTGGACGCGATTGCCGCAATGGATGCCGATGTGATCTCCATTGAAACCTCGCGCTCGCAGATGGAACTGCTCGATACGCTTCGAACCTTCAAGTATCCGAACGAGATCGGTCCTGGTGTCTATGACATTCACTCGCCGCGAGTCCCGGAAGTGGGCGAGATTTCCAACCTTATCATGCTTGCGCGCGATCGATTGTTGGATGGCCAACTGTGGGTGAATCCCGACTGCGGTCTCAAAACGCGCAGATGGGAGGAGGTCCGCCCTGCCTTGGTGAACATGGTGGCTGCAGCACGCGCAATTCGGGAAAAAGCGCGGACGGCGTAGGGCTCGGTGCCACTCGCCGGCGGTGAGCGGCAACGCCACACACCGGGCAATCTTGGGGTGAGTCCATCCGGCGCACCCAAGGCAATCGAGCTGCCCGTGACGAAGCGCCTCGGCAAGCTTGGCCTGGCCGCGGCCCTTGTTACGGCGCGTCGAAGTCAGCTTTCCAGACGCCGGCGTTGGCTGGCGATCGAAGCAGGCTTCGGTCTCAAATGAGCCGGCCAGAAACGAGGCGGCTCACCGCCAGCCAGTTTCGGATTATTCCGTATTGGGATAATCCAGTGTCACTATCATCTCCCCGACCTTGGTCGCCGAACCCCGGTCCCGACCATCGGGAGAGGCATTGGCGATCACGCGCCGCCGGTCCGCGGAGCGTGTTCCGGGAAATCGGATGCAGGGCCAAGCTGGGGGAAGGTTCAAACGGCACTTCCGGAGACTGTTGAAGCGGCATCGACGCTCCGCCATCTGCAGCGGGCCAATTCCCGCTCGATGGCTCCGTCTCCTCTGGCTGCAATCACGATCACCGCGACGGCGAAGCCGAGCGGCCGCAGCTGGCTGGCGGACCCTTGTGTTTTGATGGTGGAAGATCAGGCGCCGGACCAGGAAAGCCGTCGCGGAAAGAGCGGGGTTGGCTTGCTCCTGGCGGATGCCGGCAGAGGTATTCGGACCGCGCTCAATCGCGATGCGCAGATGGCCGAAATTCACGAGCGGCGTCCCAAATCTCAATCGCTGCGCAGAATGCGTGCTTCAAGTGCGGCTGCGACGAAAGCTCGTCGAGCGGCTGGTGGATGGGTCTTACCGCGTAACACCTGCAGACAGGTGTCCATCGCTATCCTGCGTTTATCGGTCGCATGATGCAGATCCCGGAGCAAGATAGCGGCCGCGTCGTTGACGTCGAACACGACACGCTCCGAGCTGCGGCGGCTAAGCTGAACTACGACTGGCCTCTCAAATCTGATCAACCCGGTCATCCCCTCCTCCACAGCCACTACTCGGCAAAAAGCCCGGGCCGCCTTTCTTTACTCAGCCGAACGCGACCGCTGCACCTGCGCCATTGAGCCTGGCCATTGGCGGGCAAGCGATCGCCATGAGGCGCGTCCGGCCATGGTCAGCTTGCGTGCGATCTGCGGTTGTGCAGTCGATGGTGAGGAACTGCTTCTCATTCGCGTGGTCTAGCTGTGAAACCTGGACATAGTGCACTGTTTGACGCGCCTCGCCAGTCTCAAACATGTCGTCGATGTCTACACCTGCACTTTTCCACTGCCCGATCTGCAGGCGGCGATCCACTGCATCGCGGAGGTTGCATCTTCCAATATGGCGACCCGCTTCGCAAAGCCGAAAAAGGCATTGCGCGCCGTGCTTACCGGCTTGCGCCCATCGTATGCATCGTAGCATGCCCTCAGGGCGGCTTCGTGGATCAGGTCTCTGCGGTCTTCCGGCCATTCGTTGAGAAAATCGATTGCATCCGCAAGGCCGGCAATCTCTTGGATGATGTGGGTTGCGCGTTTCACAAAAAGGGGGCTGCTGAAAGCCTCAGCGTTCATTGGTTTCTCCCAACTTTCTAAATAGCCAATTTGCGGTGAAGAGGCGCCGCATCGACACGGCGACCATGGCACAATGTGTTGTCAGGGCGATGACGGTTCAAGAGGAGATCCGCGACCGCGGCCGGGCGTGCAGCGATCCGCCAACACATCATGCAATGGCTTGGTTGCTATCAAACGCCGTCGTCACTATTAAGCTACGAAGTGATTCTCACCGCCTAGTCTAAGCCCGCAGGAGCGTTTTTATGACCGAAGAAACCGAGAGCAAAGCTGACAGCCTCATCGAACTCACCGCCCATGTCGTCTCAGCCTATGTTTCGAACAATCCGGTTCCCGTCGGTGAACTGCCTGGGCTTATCGGCCAGATCCACATCGCATTGAAAGGCACTGCTGGTGGGGCCGCACCAGAAAAGCCGGAAGCTCTCAAGCCTGCCGTACCGATCAGAAAATCGGTTACACCCG
Protein-coding regions in this window:
- the metE gene encoding 5-methyltetrahydropteroyltriglutamate--homocysteine S-methyltransferase; amino-acid sequence: MATLGVPRIGRRRELKFALESYWSGKSPAADLLATAKALRAASWREQHDRGVSKIPSNDFSLYDHVLDTVAMVGAVPARYVWTDGEVPLDTYFAMARGNQDQAADCGHAGDEHAANGHGLAAMEMTKWFDTNYHYIVPELTDDQSFALSSAKPVDHFLEAKALGIHTRPVLLGPVTFLKLAKSPEEGFNPIALLPRLLPVYEELLRRLKLAGADWVQIDEPALVVDLVPNERDALQFAYCRLSKAAPELKIMVATYFGSLGDNLETAISLPVAGLHVDLVRAPEQLETVGRLAQKDLVLSLGLIDGRNVWRANLPAMLDRIKPIVAGWPRDRVEIAPSCSMLHVPIDLDMETALDADVKSWLAFAAQKTDELVVLARALAEGRDAVAAELEASAEAAAARATSAKVHDPLVEGRVASIKVAMTRRKSAFDVRSKLQGDTFGLPSFPTTTIGSFPQTAEVRKARAAHAKGELSYVDYEAFLKKEIEAAVRWQEEIGLDVLVHGEFERNDMVQYFAEQLRGFAFTQHGWVQSYGSRFVRPPIIIGDVSRQQPMTVHWWRYAQSLTPKPVKGMLTGPVTILNWSFVRDDLARSAVCRQVALAIRDEVSDLEKAGAGMIQIDEAALREGLPLREAEWQAYLDWAVECFRLASTAVGDATQIHTHMCYSEFGDIVDAIAAMDADVISIETSRSQMELLDTLRTFKYPNEIGPGVYDIHSPRVPEVGEISNLIMLARDRLLDGQLWVNPDCGLKTRRWEEVRPALVNMVAAARAIREKARTA
- a CDS encoding DUF982 domain-containing protein; the protein is MNAEAFSSPLFVKRATHIIQEIAGLADAIDFLNEWPEDRRDLIHEAALRACYDAYDGRKPVSTARNAFFGFAKRVAILEDATSAMQWIAACRSGSGKVQV
- a CDS encoding DUF982 domain-containing protein gives rise to the protein MFDVNDAAAILLRDLHHATDKRRIAMDTCLQVLRGKTHPPAARRAFVAAALEARILRSD
- a CDS encoding cytochrome P450 family protein, which gives rise to MRVENDHCDVIGVPAAPTQLDRLSSAILRQGGMARVSLPGDVVTWAAARHQTLRQMLSDQRFNKDWRQWRALQDGEIPEDHPLIGICKVDNMTTAHGADHRRLRGLLSSSFAPSRIALLAPRIEQCVDRLLAEMAQRGGSADLMCEFAAPLPTNVIAELFGLPDEQREEIVALTYSLANTSATAEEVRQTRQRIPEFFRRLIALKRGQLGDDLASALIVARDKGELVSDTELIDMLFMVLSAGFVTTAGVIGNGVLALLTHPQQLHLVRSGQVPWSQAIEEILRWGSSAANLPFRYATQDVEIDGCMVRRGDAVLMAFDAANGDEKAFGPGADRFDVTRRHNPHLSFGEGPHSCLGAALARLELRCAFPALFGRLEDLALTIAAEDVVYMPSYVIRCPQRLPVSFRPSVA